A single region of the Hyla sarda isolate aHylSar1 unplaced genomic scaffold, aHylSar1.hap1 scaffold_532, whole genome shotgun sequence genome encodes:
- the LOC130338922 gene encoding NADH-ubiquinone oxidoreductase chain 5-like — MYIYIYIKLNMCMCVYGYVYICVCVYMCVWVCVYIYVCVCIYMCVCVCIYVCVYGYVYICVCVYMCVWVCVYICVCVYVCVYIYVCMGMCIYMCVSIYICVCVYVCVYIYVCMGMCIYICVCVYIYVCMCVYICVCMGMCIYVCVYGYVYICVCVYMCVWVCVYICVCVYVCVYIYVCMGMCIYMCVYVYVCVYIYVDVCVCICMCIYMCVCVYIYVCMGMCIYMCVCVYICVYGYVYIYVCVCIYMCVYIYVCMGMCIYICVCVYICVCVYIYVCMGMCIYMCVCVYICVCVYICVCMYICICVCIYIYMYMCVYVPASRPNG, encoded by the coding sequence atgtatatctatatatatataaaactcaacatgtgtatgtgtgtgtatgggtatgtgtatatatgtgtgtgtgtatatatgtgtgtatgggtatgtgtatatatatatgtgtgtgtgtgtatatatatgtgtgtatgtgtgtgtatatatgtgtgtgtgtatgggtatgtgtatatatgtgtgtgtgtatatatgtgtgtatgggtatgtgtatatatatgtgtatgtgtgtatgtgtgtgtatatatatatgtgtgtatgggtatgtgtatatatatgtgtgtgagtatatatatatgtgtatgtgtgtatgtgtgtgtatatatatatgtgtgtatgggtatgtgtatatatatatgtgtgtgtgtgtatatatatgtgtgtatgtgtgtgtatatatgtgtgtgtatgggtatgtgtatatatgtgtgtgtgtatgggtatgtgtatatatgtgtgtgtgtatatatgtgtgtatgggtatgtgtatatatatgtgtatgtgtgtatgtgtgtgtatatatatatgtgtgtatgggtatgtgtatatatatgtgtgtatatgtatatgtgtgtgtatatatatatgtagatgtgtgtgtatgtatatgtatgtgtatatatatgtgtgtgtgtgtatatatatatgtgtgtatgggtatgtgtatatatatgtgtgtgtgtgtatatatatgtgtgtatgggtatgtgtatatatatgtgtgtgtgtgtatatatatgtgtgtatatatatatgtgtgtatgggtatgtgtatatatatatgtgtgtgtgtatatatatgtgtgtgtgtatatatatatgtgtgtatgggtatgtgtatatatatgtgtgtgtgtgtatatatatgtgtgtgtgtatatatatgtgtgtgtatgtatatatgtatatgtgtgtgtatatatatatatatgtatatgtgtgtgtatgttccagcatcacgtccaaatggctaa